The following proteins are encoded in a genomic region of Nitrospirota bacterium:
- a CDS encoding response regulator yields MNGTILIVDDSVSIRQLMTFTLRDAGYSVVEAANGPDALSKAASGDIDMVITDLHMPDMDGIELITRMKTFPQFRYKPFLMLTTESQETKKQEGREAGACGWIVKPFAPEQLVKVVQKFIK; encoded by the coding sequence ATGAACGGGACGATATTGATAGTGGACGACTCGGTGTCCATACGGCAGCTCATGACCTTCACTCTCCGGGACGCGGGCTACTCCGTGGTCGAAGCGGCCAACGGGCCCGACGCCCTGAGCAAGGCCGCCTCGGGGGACATCGACATGGTCATCACGGACCTTCACATGCCCGACATGGACGGCATCGAGCTCATCACGCGGATGAAGACGTTCCCCCAGTTCCGGTACAAGCCTTTCCTCATGCTGACCACCGAGTCGCAGGAGACGAAAAAGCAGGAGGGGCGGGAGGCGGGGGCCTGCGGATGGATAGTCAAACCTTTCGCCCCCGAGCAGCTCGTGAAAGTGGTCCAGAAATTCATCAAATGA
- a CDS encoding STAS domain-containing protein: MSKAGDITVEARGGACTIGLAGALTIEMRTPLREVLLKELAGCETLRLRMKDVTKVDLAFIELLCSATLTALGMQKAISMQGPMPEVLAEALARAGYARPRGCKNICDARCMWVRAADGSEEKT; encoded by the coding sequence ATGAGCAAGGCCGGAGACATAACGGTCGAGGCACGGGGCGGCGCCTGCACCATCGGGCTTGCCGGTGCGTTGACCATCGAAATGCGGACCCCTCTTCGCGAGGTCTTGTTGAAGGAGCTTGCGGGATGCGAGACCCTGCGCCTGCGGATGAAGGACGTCACCAAGGTCGACCTGGCCTTCATCGAGCTTCTGTGCTCCGCGACGCTGACGGCCCTTGGGATGCAGAAGGCGATTTCGATGCAGGGCCCCATGCCGGAGGTACTGGCCGAGGCTCTGGCACGCGCGGGCTACGCGCGCCCGAGGGGCTGTAAAAACATCTGTGACGCCCGATGCATGTGGGTTCGGGCGGCTGACGGCTCCGAAGAGAAGACATGA